One window of Nitrospirota bacterium genomic DNA carries:
- a CDS encoding PilZ domain-containing protein codes for MLESKRQFRRFDLPLIVKFRPTYGPTQYSLGLTKNISCDGLCLEARDFNFIKFENLELELKFPQGNSSVSIFGEVIWKKQDGNISRAGIKLRLQDENIKNDIMEKISGNANIPIDALMFGKDIYHEAEKKKAVLKPAKKEVQSPRAFKQEIHLPVPVSQEGPVMTSGFTKEYIDDFKCRVTFRLPKAAAPECSNVTIAGDFNNWDAAVTPMSKLENGDFCVSLELDVRREYRFKYLIDGSRWENDWHADKYLPNSFGSEDSVVVV; via the coding sequence ATGCTTGAAAGCAAAAGGCAATTCAGAAGATTCGACCTTCCCCTTATTGTTAAATTCAGACCTACTTACGGGCCCACACAATATTCGCTGGGTTTGACAAAGAACATATCCTGCGACGGCCTCTGTCTCGAAGCGCGTGACTTCAATTTCATTAAATTTGAAAATCTCGAACTGGAGCTGAAATTTCCCCAGGGCAATTCCTCGGTTTCCATTTTCGGCGAAGTTATCTGGAAAAAGCAGGACGGCAACATAAGCCGCGCCGGGATCAAGCTCCGCCTGCAGGATGAGAATATAAAAAATGACATAATGGAAAAAATATCCGGCAACGCGAATATTCCCATAGACGCCCTGATGTTCGGCAAAGACATTTATCATGAGGCTGAGAAGAAAAAGGCTGTATTAAAACCGGCAAAAAAAGAAGTCCAGTCTCCCAGGGCCTTTAAGCAGGAAATTCACTTGCCGGTCCCGGTCAGTCAGGAAGGGCCGGTCATGACATCAGGCTTTACCAAAGAGTACATTGATGATTTCAAATGCAGGGTGACATTCAGACTGCCAAAAGCGGCCGCGCCCGAATGCTCAAATGTGACGATTGCCGGCGATTTTAATAACTGGGACGCTGCAGTCACCCCGATGAGTAAACTTGAGAACGGAGACTTTTGTGTATCACTGGAATTGGATGTAAGGAGAGAGTATAGATTCAAGTATCTAATTGACGGCAGCCGCTGGGAGAACGACTGGCATGCGGACAAATACCTTCCAAATTCCTTCGGCTCTGAAGACTCGGTAGTGGTCGTGTGA
- a CDS encoding transaldolase, with product MRPQDLKTRIFLDGGDQGESREIIKLIGFLDGQTTNPTLISKNPEARKRLESGEKFSEAEIYSFYKNVVREISALIPQGSISIEVYADLLTTAGQMITQGREMNSWIPNAHIKFPTNREGLKAAGQAVLEGMRVNLTLCFTQEQAAAVYAATPGAKKGDVFVSPFIGRLDDKGENGMTLIANIMKMFQNSDRHVQVLTASVRSFDHFMYALHLGSDIITAPYGILKEWGEKGLPLPGKNYIYTLKNLKSIPYKEISLSKKWQEYDITHELTVKGMEKFSADWNALIKK from the coding sequence ATGAGACCGCAAGACCTGAAGACAAGAATTTTTTTAGACGGCGGAGATCAGGGAGAGTCAAGAGAGATCATTAAGCTTATCGGTTTTTTAGACGGGCAGACGACAAACCCGACCCTCATCTCCAAAAACCCTGAGGCGCGCAAACGCCTTGAGAGCGGAGAGAAATTCAGCGAAGCCGAAATTTATTCATTCTATAAAAACGTTGTCAGAGAGATCTCAGCGCTGATTCCGCAGGGCTCAATATCGATCGAGGTATATGCGGACCTTTTAACGACCGCCGGGCAGATGATCACACAAGGAAGGGAAATGAACTCATGGATCCCTAATGCGCATATCAAATTCCCGACAAACAGGGAAGGCTTGAAGGCAGCCGGACAGGCTGTCCTTGAAGGCATGCGGGTAAACCTGACTCTCTGTTTCACCCAGGAACAGGCCGCAGCCGTATACGCCGCTACCCCGGGGGCAAAAAAAGGTGACGTGTTTGTCTCGCCTTTTATCGGGCGTCTTGATGACAAAGGAGAAAACGGCATGACTTTAATAGCCAATATCATGAAGATGTTCCAGAATAGCGACCGCCATGTGCAGGTGCTGACCGCGAGCGTCAGGAGCTTTGACCACTTTATGTACGCGCTGCATCTCGGCTCTGATATTATCACGGCGCCTTACGGCATATTAAAAGAATGGGGTGAGAAAGGACTTCCGCTGCCGGGGAAGAATTATATTTACACCTTGAAAAATCTGAAAAGTATTCCCTACAAAGAGATCAGCCTGTCGAAAAAGTGGCAGGAATACGACATCACTCATGAACTAACTGTTAAAGGCATGGAAAAATTTTCAGCGGACTGGAACGCCTTAATTAAAAAATAA